A single region of the Armatimonadota bacterium genome encodes:
- a CDS encoding DNA-directed RNA polymerase subunit alpha, whose translation MWDVPTKPKVEYAELSDTYGKFVVEPLERGFGVTLGNALRRVLLSSISGAAVTSVKIEGVLHEFTTVPGVVEDVTQIILNLKELTLRLHTDKPKLLRLEVTGKRDVTAGDIQADSEVEILNPDLHLATLDRRDARLAMEIMVERGKGYVPAERHRKSEHVIGVIPVDSIFSPVQKVNYVVEDTRVGQATDFDRLVLEVWTDGSVRPEEAVQQAARILIDFFKLFAGLADEEGGAGGDAGSDSELARLYSMPIEELDLSVRPYNCLKRAGINTVGDLASRTEEEVVNVKNFGRKSLDEVKEKLAAIGLSLRQRE comes from the coding sequence ATCTGGGACGTGCCGACCAAGCCGAAGGTGGAGTACGCCGAGCTCTCGGACACCTACGGCAAGTTCGTCGTGGAGCCGCTGGAGCGTGGCTTCGGCGTCACCCTGGGCAACGCCCTGCGCCGGGTGCTCCTCTCCTCCATCTCCGGCGCGGCCGTCACCTCGGTGAAGATCGAGGGCGTGCTGCACGAGTTCACCACGGTGCCGGGCGTCGTCGAGGACGTCACGCAGATCATCCTCAACCTCAAGGAGCTGACGCTGCGGCTGCACACGGACAAGCCCAAGCTCCTCCGCCTGGAGGTGACGGGTAAGCGGGACGTGACCGCCGGGGACATCCAGGCCGACAGCGAGGTGGAGATCCTCAACCCGGACCTGCACCTGGCCACGCTGGACCGGCGGGACGCCCGCCTGGCCATGGAGATCATGGTCGAGCGCGGCAAGGGCTACGTCCCGGCGGAGCGCCACCGCAAGAGCGAGCACGTCATCGGCGTCATCCCGGTGGACTCCATCTTCTCCCCGGTGCAGAAGGTGAACTACGTCGTCGAGGACACCCGCGTCGGGCAGGCCACCGACTTCGACCGGCTGGTCCTGGAGGTCTGGACCGACGGCTCGGTCCGCCCGGAGGAGGCGGTGCAGCAGGCCGCCCGCATCCTGATCGACTTCTTCAAGCTCTTCGCCGGCCTGGCCGACGAGGAGGGCGGGGCCGGCGGCGACGCCGGCAGCGACAGCGAGCTGGCCCGCCTCTACAGCATGCCCATCGAGGAGCTCGACCTCTCCGTCCGTCCCTACAACTGCCTCAAGCGCGCCGGCATCAACACCGTGGGGGACCTGGCCTCCCGCACCGAGGAGGAGGTCGTGAACGTCAAGAACTTCGGGCGGAAGTCGCTGGACGAGGTCAAGGAGAAGCTGGCGGCCATCGGGCTGTCGCTCCGGCAGCGGGAGTAG
- the rplQ gene encoding 50S ribosomal protein L17: MGWGAKGRKLGRDTGERAALFRQLVGALILHERVETTVAKAKETKKIADSLIALAARGDLHARRQARRILTDPQALRRLFSEVAPRYSAARGGYTRVVRTRTRRGDNAPLAVVELVPK; the protein is encoded by the coding sequence ATGGGCTGGGGGGCCAAGGGACGGAAGCTGGGCCGGGACACGGGGGAGCGGGCGGCGCTCTTCCGCCAGCTCGTCGGCGCCCTGATCCTGCACGAGCGCGTCGAGACCACGGTGGCCAAGGCGAAGGAGACGAAGAAGATCGCCGACAGCCTCATCGCCCTGGCCGCCCGGGGCGATCTCCACGCCCGGCGGCAGGCCCGCCGCATCCTCACCGACCCGCAGGCCCTGCGCCGCCTCTTCAGCGAGGTCGCCCCCCGCTATTCGGCCGCCCGGGGCGGGTACACGCGCGTGGTACGGACGCGCACCCGCCGCGGGGACAACGCCCCCCTGGCGGTGGTGGAGCTGGTCCCGAAGTAG